From a region of the Pongo abelii isolate AG06213 chromosome 9, NHGRI_mPonAbe1-v2.0_pri, whole genome shotgun sequence genome:
- the POGLUT3 gene encoding protein O-glucosyltransferase 3 isoform X4 — MRYRMYETVDEGLKIEVLYGDKHVAQSPYILKGPVYHEYCECPEDPQAWQKTLSCPTREPQITKDFASFPSINLQQMLNEVPKRFGDERGAIVHYTILNNHIYRRSLGKYTDFKMFSDEILLSLTRKVLLPDLEFYVNLGDWPLEHRKVNGTPSPIPVISWCGSLDSRDVVLPTYDITHSMLEAMRGVTNDLLSIQGNTGPSWINKTERAFFRGRDSREERLQLVQLSKENPQLLDAGITGYFFFQEKEKELGKAKLMGFFDFFKYKYQVNVDGTVAAYRYPYLMLGDSLVLKQDSPYYEHFYMALEPWKHYVPIKRNLSDLLEKVKWAKENDEAAKKIAKEGQLMARDLLQPHRLYCYYYQVLQKYAERQSSKPKVRDGMELIPQPEDSTAICQCHRKKPSREEL; from the exons GACCAGTGTACCACGAGTACTGTGAGTGTCCGGAAGATCCTCAGGCCTGGCAGAAAACTCTTTCTTGTCCAACCAGGGAACCACAGATCACAAAAGATTTTGCTTCCTTTCCCAGCATCAATCTCCAGCAAATGCTAAATGAAGTCCCCAAAAGGTTTGGGGATGAGAGAGGTGCCATTGTTCATTACACGATTCTCAATAACCATATTTACCGGAGATCTTTAGGGAAATACACAGACTTCAAGATGTTCTCTGATGAGATTTTGTTATCATTGACAAGAAAG gTCCTTCTCCCAGATTTAGAATTTTATGTTAATCTTGGAGATTGGCCCTTGGAGCATCGAAAAGTCAATGGAACCCCCAGCCCCATACCTGTCATTTCATGGTGTGGCTCTCTGGATTCAAGAGATGTTGTCCTTCCAACGTATGACATCACCCACTCCATGCTTGAAGCCATGCGGGGTGTTACAAATGATCTCCTCTCTATTCAGGGAAATACAG GGCCTTCCTGgatcaataaaacagaaagagCTTTCTTCAGAGGTAGAGACAGCCGAGAGGAGAGGCTCCAGTTGGTACAGCTGTCCAAAGAAAATCCTCAGCTACTAGATGCAGGAATTacaggatatttctttttccaagagaaagaaaaggagcttGGAAAAGCCAAGTTGATGggtttctttgatttctttaag TACAAGTATCAAGTAAATGTGGATGGGACCGTGGCTGCTTACAGATATCCATATCTCATGCTGGGCGACAGTCTGGTTTTAAAGCAGGACTCGCCATATTATGAACATTTCTACATGGCACTAGAACCTTGGAAGCAttatgttccaattaaaagaaatCTGAgtgatttattagagaaagttaAATGGGCTAAG gAAAATGATGAAGCAGCCAAGAAGATTGCAAAAGAAGGACAGTTGATGGCTAGGGACCTACTACAGCCACACAGGCTTTACTGCTACTATTACCAAGTACTGCAG AAATATGCCGAGCGCCAGTCCAGCAAACCCAAAGTACGTGATGGAATGGAACTTATTCCTCAGCCAGAAGATAGCACAGCCATCTGCCAGTGCCACAGGAAAAAGCCTTCAAGAGAAGAACTTTGA